A window of the Helianthus annuus cultivar XRQ/B chromosome 4, HanXRQr2.0-SUNRISE, whole genome shotgun sequence genome harbors these coding sequences:
- the LOC110934726 gene encoding vacuolar iron transporter homolog 2, giving the protein MAAIPIDDSVHHQTTLELEPKDLFDYSKRSQWLRAAVLGANDGLVSTASLMMGVGAVKKDMKAMILTGFAGLVAGACSMAIGEFVSVYSQLDIEVAQMKRDINRRDIVKAEVENLPNPWQAAAASALAFSLGAIVPLLAVSFIKPYKTRILVVVIAVTIALAVFGWLGAALGRAPYVKSTIRVVVGGWVAMGITYGLTSLIGIEAIH; this is encoded by the coding sequence ATGGCAGCAATTCCCATCGATGACTCGGTGCACCACCAAACAACCCTCGAGCTCGAACCTAAGGACTTGTTTGACTACTCAAAACGGTCCCAATGGCTACGAGCCGCGGTCCTAGGAGCCAACGATGGGCTAGTCTCCACGGCTTCTCTAATGATGGGTGTTGGAGCCGTTAAAAAAGACATGAAAGCCATGATCTTGACCGGCTTTGCTGGCTTAGTAGCGGGAGCATGTAGTATGGCTATCGGTGAATTTGTCTCCGTTTACTCACAACTCGATATAGAAGTTGCGCAAATGAAAAGAGATATCAACCGAAGAGATATTGTCAAGGCAGAGGTTGAGAACTTGCCTAACCCATGGCAAGCCGCGGCTGCATCGGCTCTAGCTTTTTCTTTGGGGGCTATAGTGCCTTTATTAGCCGTTTCGTTTATAAAGCCTTACAAAACGAGGATTTTAGTGGTGGTGATAGCAGTGACAATCGCTTTAGCGGTTTTTGGGTGGCTTGGGGCGGCGTTAGGGCGGGCACCGTACGTCAAGTCTACCATTAGAGTGGTGGTTGGAGGTTGGGTGGCTATGGGCATTACATATGGTTTAACAAGTTTAATTGGTATAGAAGCAATCCATTGA
- the LOC110933496 gene encoding uncharacterized protein LOC110933496: protein MAFVKSSTCPIVGNNQTSSSFWKATTERFNEIMEQGPMRDLDSVSGKWRKMSKAINTFSGYYNQIYTNPPSGSNNEDILNLALAKWDSKNSTSFPHLRAWNILKKENKWKSVPNEVATAKRSKTSESGSYSTGGSTARCQIDINDDLEYDEDVLPVHESEHPTGRDKAKKDEA, encoded by the exons ATGGCGTTTGTTAAGTCCTCAACTTGCCCGATTGTCG ggAACAACCAAACGAGTAGTAGTTTTTGGAAGGCGACAACGGAAAGATTTAACGAGATTATGGAGCAAGGCCCGATGCGTGATCTCGATTCCGTCTCTGGCAAGTGGCGTAAAATGAGTAAGGCCATCAATACCTTTAGCGGGTATTATAACCAAATTTACACTAATCCTCCTAGTGGGAGTAACAACGAGGACATTCTTAACCTTGCTTTGGCTAAGTGGGACTCTAAAAATTCAACGTCTTTCCCGCATCTCCGAGCATGGAACATTttaaagaaagaaaacaaatggaAGTCGGTTCCCAATGAGGTCGCAACCGCCAAACGGAGTAAAACTTCCGAGTCCGGAAGTTATAGTACTGGAGGCTCCACCGCTCGTTGTCAAATCGACATAAACGACGACCTGGAATATGACGAGGATGTTTTGCCCGTTCACGAGTCGGAACATCCCACCGGAAGGGACAAAGCAAAAAAAGATGAGGCCTAA